In the genome of Tsukamurella paurometabola DSM 20162, the window CCGCCGACCTCGGGGTCACCGTCACACAACTCCGCAAAGACCTCACCGGGCTCACCATGTGTGGCCTACCGGGCATGTACCCGGGTGATCTGATCGAGATCGACTACGACGAGTCGGGTGTCGACATCGGCTTCAGCGCCCGTATCGATCGCCCACTCAAACTGACCGGGGCCGAGGCGGCGTCGCTGCTCCTGGCTCTGCGCGCGCTCGCGGACTCGCCCGGCGTGGCGGATCCCGCTGCGGTGCTCCGGGCGATCGCCAAGCTCGAGGCCGCGGTGGCCGGAGCGGGACGTGACACCGTGGCCTCGATCGATGGGACGCGCACCCGCGACGACCGCGATACCGAGATCGCGGCCGCCGTGCACGCCGCGCTCCGCGACGACCGCGCCTTGCATCTGCGCTATTACTCGGCCACCCGGGACACCACCACCGAGCGCGATGTGGACCCGATCGCCGTCGACACCTTCGACGGGCACACCTACCTCCAGGCCTGGTGCCGCCGCAGCGAGGGCCTGCGCATGTTCCGACTGGACCGGATCGACCAGGCGCGCGTGCTCGACGAACCGGCACGGGTGCCCGAGCACGTCGAGCCCGCGTCCGGGTTGTTCGACGGTGCCGCCGCGGACGATCTGACGACCGCCACGGTGGAGGTTGCGCCCGGTGCGGCATGGGCGCTGGAGTACCACCCCTTCACGGTGGTGGGGGACGGCGATCAGGGAACTGTCGTCGCGACCATGCCCTACGCGACCGAATCCTGGATGGTGCGCTTCGTCCTGAGCTTCGGCGGCGAACTCGCCGTCCGCGAGCCCGTGTCGCTGGCCCGAGCGGTGGCCGCACGAGCCGCGGAAGGGCTGGCGAACTATTCATGAAGTGGACACCTCGACCGCGTCGAACAGGGGCGGGAGACGGGCACCGGGTCCGGTAGTCTCGAATGAGAAATCTCGAACGAAGTGAGGCATCATCATGGGCATCACCCACTCTCCCTGGGCGTGGATCGTCATCGCCGTCGTCCTGCTCTTGCTGTTCGGCGGCAAGAAGTTGCCGGACGCCGCGCGCGGTCTCGGCCGTTCGATGCGCATCTTCAAGAGCGAGATGGACGAGATGAAGACCGAGGGCACCAAGACCGAGGCCGACAAGCCCGCGCCCCAGGTCACCGATAAGCCGATCGACGTGCAGACTGTCGATCCGCAGGAGGCCGACCGCAAGTCGGCCTAGCGGGGAGGAACCCCCCGGAAAGCACCCCGTGAAGATTCCGTTCGATCCACGGCGGCGCCGTGCCGTCGTCAACCCCGACGGCACGATGTCGATCGTGGAGCATCTCTTCGAGCTCCGCGCCCGGTTGTTGTGGTCGCTGGCGGCCATCGTCGTGACCTCGATCGTCGGGTTCTACTGGTATAGCCATGGTCCGTTCGGGCTTCCGTCCACCGGTCACCTGCTGACCGGGCCCTATTGCGATCTCCCCGCGACCTCGCGTGCCGAGATCACCCGCGGTGGCGAATGCCGCCTGCTCGCCACCGGCGTGTTCGATCAGTTCAACCTGCGTCTGAAAGTGGCCGTCGCGACCGGCATCGTGCTCGCCTGCCCGATGTGGCTGTATCAGATCTGGGCGTTCATCGTGCCGGCGCTGCACCGCAAGGAGAAGCGGTACACGGTGGCGTTCGTGGGGCTCGGCGGGACGCTGTTCATCAGCGGCGCCGTGCTCGGCTACCTGATGATCACGAGCGCCTTCAGCTTCTTCCTCACCGTGGGCAATGAGACCCAGGTGACCGCCCTCCAAGGGCCGCAGTACTTCAGCTTCGTCCTCACCGTCATGGCCATCTTCGGCGTGAGCTTCGAACTGCCACTGTTCATCATCGCCCTCAACCTGGTCGGCGTCCTGCCCTACACCAAGCTCAAGAAGTGGCGTCGCGGCCTGCTGCTGTCGATGTTCATCTTCTCCGCTGTCATCACCCCGTCGGGCGATCCATTCACGATGCTCGCGCTGGGTGCGGCGCTGGCCGTGTTGTTGGAGCTGTCGATCCAGTTCGCTCGGTTCCACGATCGGCTCAAGTCGAAGCGCAACCCAACCGACGGCTGGGAGGGCGATATCGACGACGAGACCGCCTCGCCGACACCTGCCGCGCCACAGCCCATCGGGGCCTCGGCGGCACCGTCGGGGAGCGACGTGGGCGGCGCCTCGACAATCGCCCCGCCCGAGACACTGATGCGCAACTCGATCCCGCGTTCGGGGCTCGATGACGTCCTCTGAACTGGAGCTGTTCGCCGAGCGCCTCGACTTCACCCTCGACCCGTTCCAGCGCGACGGCTGCGCCGCCCTCGAGAACGGGCACGGCGTACTGGTGTGCGCCCCCACCGGCGCCGGCAAGACGGTGGTGGGTGAGTTCGCGGTGCACTTGGCACTCGCCGGCGGCACGAAGTGCTTCTACACCACGCCGATCAAAGCACTCTCGAACCAGAAGCACGCGGAGCTCGTGGCCCGGTACGGTGCCGACAAGGTGGGCCTGCTCACCGGCGATACGTCGATCAACTCGCACGCTCCCGTGGTCGTGATGACGACCGAAGTGCTGCGCAACATGCTCTACGCGGATTCGCCCACGCTGGACGGACTGAGTCACGTGGTGATGGACGAGGTGCACTACCTCGCCGACCGGTTCCGTGGCGCCGTCTGGGAGGAGGTGATCCTGCACCTCCCTGCCGATGTTCGGCTGGTCAGCCTGTCCGCGACGGTCTCCAACGCCGAAGAGTTCGGCGCCTGGATCACCGAGGTCCGCGGCGATACGACCGTCATCGTCGACGAGAAGCGTCCCGTTCCGCTGTGGCAGCACATGCTGGTGGGACGCCGCCTGTTCGATCTGTTCGACACCAGGGCGCTGCGCGCCTCCCAGGAATCCGGCGGTAAGAACGCGCTGGTTCTCGACGCCGCTCTGGTGCGCTACGTCAAGCAACGCGAATCGCTCGACCGCAGCCGCGACCCCGGCATCGTCAGCCCCACGGGACGGCGTGCCGGACGCGGCAGGCCACAGGCCACCCGGCGCCCCATTCCGCGCCCCGAGGTGATCGCGCTCCTCGATGCCGAGGGGCTCCTACCCGCCATCACGTTCGTCTTCTCGCGCGCCGGCTGCGAGCAGGCGCTCACCCAGTGTCTGCGCTCCCCGGTCGTGCTCACCACGCAGGACCAGGCCGCGGAGATCGGCGCGATCATCGACAAGCACGTCGCCGAGTTCTCTCCCGCCGATCTGGAACTGCTCGGCTTCGAGGAGTGGCGCGCCGCGCTCACGCGGGGGTTCGCCGCTCACCACGCCGGGATGCTGCCGGCATTCCGGCACGCCGTCGAGGAACTCTTCGTCAAGGGCCTGGTGCGCGCCGTCTTCGCGACCGAGACCCTGGCGCTGGGGATCAACATGCCCGCCCGCACCGTGGTTCTCGAACGGCTCGTGAAGTTCAACGGGGAGACCCACAACGAACTCACACCGGGGGAGTACACCCAGCTCACCGGCCGCGCCGGCCGGCGCGGTATCGACGTTGAGGGCCACGCCGTGGTGCTCTGGCAGACCGGGGTCCGGCCGCAGGAGGTGGCCGGGCTCGCGGGCGCTCGCACCTTCCCTCTCGTCAGTTCGTTCACGCCCGGT includes:
- a CDS encoding helix-turn-helix transcriptional regulator; translated protein: MTQPKQPSRQMQRLARWLNVIPYFRTHPDADLDRAAADLGVTVTQLRKDLTGLTMCGLPGMYPGDLIEIDYDESGVDIGFSARIDRPLKLTGAEAASLLLALRALADSPGVADPAAVLRAIAKLEAAVAGAGRDTVASIDGTRTRDDRDTEIAAAVHAALRDDRALHLRYYSATRDTTTERDVDPIAVDTFDGHTYLQAWCRRSEGLRMFRLDRIDQARVLDEPARVPEHVEPASGLFDGAAADDLTTATVEVAPGAAWALEYHPFTVVGDGDQGTVVATMPYATESWMVRFVLSFGGELAVREPVSLARAVAARAAEGLANYS
- the tatA gene encoding Sec-independent protein translocase subunit TatA gives rise to the protein MGITHSPWAWIVIAVVLLLLFGGKKLPDAARGLGRSMRIFKSEMDEMKTEGTKTEADKPAPQVTDKPIDVQTVDPQEADRKSA
- the tatC gene encoding twin-arginine translocase subunit TatC; the protein is MKIPFDPRRRRAVVNPDGTMSIVEHLFELRARLLWSLAAIVVTSIVGFYWYSHGPFGLPSTGHLLTGPYCDLPATSRAEITRGGECRLLATGVFDQFNLRLKVAVATGIVLACPMWLYQIWAFIVPALHRKEKRYTVAFVGLGGTLFISGAVLGYLMITSAFSFFLTVGNETQVTALQGPQYFSFVLTVMAIFGVSFELPLFIIALNLVGVLPYTKLKKWRRGLLLSMFIFSAVITPSGDPFTMLALGAALAVLLELSIQFARFHDRLKSKRNPTDGWEGDIDDETASPTPAAPQPIGASAAPSGSDVGGASTIAPPETLMRNSIPRSGLDDVL
- a CDS encoding DEAD/DEAH box helicase; its protein translation is MTSSELELFAERLDFTLDPFQRDGCAALENGHGVLVCAPTGAGKTVVGEFAVHLALAGGTKCFYTTPIKALSNQKHAELVARYGADKVGLLTGDTSINSHAPVVVMTTEVLRNMLYADSPTLDGLSHVVMDEVHYLADRFRGAVWEEVILHLPADVRLVSLSATVSNAEEFGAWITEVRGDTTVIVDEKRPVPLWQHMLVGRRLFDLFDTRALRASQESGGKNALVLDAALVRYVKQRESLDRSRDPGIVSPTGRRAGRGRPQATRRPIPRPEVIALLDAEGLLPAITFVFSRAGCEQALTQCLRSPVVLTTQDQAAEIGAIIDKHVAEFSPADLELLGFEEWRAALTRGFAAHHAGMLPAFRHAVEELFVKGLVRAVFATETLALGINMPARTVVLERLVKFNGETHNELTPGEYTQLTGRAGRRGIDVEGHAVVLWQTGVRPQEVAGLAGARTFPLVSSFTPGYNMSINLVDRLGRAGAERLLEASFAQFQADRSVVGLAKRVQRGEKELDQLRAQITDAAGGADYLEYVRLREAVRSRERSLRRQHLSDRRDGAATALGELRRGDVVAVTGGKRRGLALVVEPSGDRRDPKPVVVTESGWSGRVGASDFVGDLPVLGTLRVPKNADYRSGRGKRDLASTLRNSGISAPRQQAKAARPAATDGELADLRAQMRAHPAHTGQRAAELDRLAERYARLERETTAAAATVRATTSSLAVTFERIVALLDDRGYLETVDGDVVLTEAGHRLARVYSESDLLVCECIEDGVFDGLAPAELAAVVSAMVFESRGDRGGAILTGERVPGGVRSAVRDIADRWTDIVAAEAAHRLEPSREPDVGFVAPMYQWAGGGTLAATLIAAGERGQPLPAGDFVRWCRQVIDLLDQIRQTSLQTRPGLAAVATAAIAGIRRGVVAESGA